A section of the Streptomyces xinghaiensis S187 genome encodes:
- a CDS encoding DUF881 domain-containing protein yields MSDDRTPEPEDTGADRARTPEERAEPRNGTGAARHPGPGRQPLPEEKTPAAGGERPGGSPAAAGASSGEPAPPAPAPDAGAAVPTAASPRDEEGMTGRQRLRAALWPPRVSRAQLIVALLLCVLGLGLAIQVRSTSDASVLRGARQEDLVRILDEIGDQTQRLQDEKQRLEEQRTELENSSDQAEEARRQTEQKEQQLGVLAGTVAAEGPGLTITVSAPQGAVDAYKLLDAIQELRAAGAEAIQINDVRVVAGTFFTQDGDRVRIDGQRVEQPFRIRAIGDPQDLEPALNIPGGVVQSLEKEQATVAVTREEKIVVDALRAADRPDYARSSPQ; encoded by the coding sequence ATGAGCGACGACAGGACACCGGAGCCGGAGGACACCGGCGCGGACCGCGCCCGGACGCCGGAGGAGCGTGCGGAGCCCCGGAACGGCACGGGTGCCGCGCGGCACCCGGGGCCGGGACGGCAGCCGCTGCCCGAGGAGAAGACTCCGGCTGCCGGCGGGGAGCGCCCCGGCGGCAGCCCGGCGGCGGCCGGCGCCTCGTCCGGTGAGCCCGCACCTCCCGCACCCGCTCCCGACGCGGGAGCCGCCGTCCCGACGGCGGCGAGCCCGCGTGATGAGGAGGGGATGACGGGGCGTCAGCGGCTGCGGGCCGCTCTCTGGCCGCCACGGGTCAGCCGCGCCCAGCTGATCGTGGCGCTGCTGCTGTGCGTGCTCGGGCTGGGGCTGGCGATCCAGGTCCGTTCCACGAGCGACGCCAGCGTGCTCCGCGGCGCACGCCAGGAGGACCTCGTCCGGATCCTCGACGAGATCGGTGACCAGACCCAGCGGCTCCAGGACGAGAAGCAGCGTCTGGAGGAGCAGCGGACCGAGCTGGAGAACAGCTCGGACCAGGCGGAGGAGGCCCGCCGGCAGACGGAGCAGAAGGAGCAGCAACTCGGCGTGCTGGCCGGGACGGTGGCTGCCGAGGGCCCCGGTCTCACCATCACCGTCAGTGCTCCGCAAGGGGCCGTCGACGCGTACAAGCTGCTGGACGCCATACAGGAGCTGCGGGCCGCCGGTGCCGAGGCGATCCAGATCAACGACGTCCGGGTGGTGGCGGGCACGTTCTTCACGCAGGACGGTGACCGGGTCCGCATCGACGGGCAGCGCGTGGAGCAGCCGTTCCGGATCAGGGCGATCGGCGATCCGCAGGATCTGGAGCCCGCCCTCAACATTCCCGGCGGTGTGGTGCAGAGCCTGGAAAAGGAGCAGGCCACCGTGGCCGTCACCCGCGAGGAGAAGATCGTCGTGGACGCCTTGCGGGCGGCGGATCGGCCTGACTACGCTCGGTCGTCACCGCAGTGA
- a CDS encoding bifunctional nuclease family protein, with product MNELDVVGVRVEMPSNQPIVLLREVGGDRYLPIWIGPGEATAIAFAQQGMAPARPLTHDLFKDVLEAVGQELTQVRITDLREGVFYAELVFASGVEVSARPSDAIALALRTGTPIYGSDGVLDDAGIAIPDEQEDEVEKFREFLDQISPEDFGTSSQ from the coding sequence GTGAACGAGCTCGACGTTGTGGGTGTCCGGGTGGAAATGCCCTCCAACCAACCGATCGTGCTCCTGCGTGAGGTGGGAGGCGACCGGTACCTTCCCATCTGGATCGGGCCGGGGGAGGCGACCGCGATCGCCTTCGCCCAGCAGGGCATGGCCCCGGCCAGACCGCTGACGCACGACCTGTTCAAGGACGTGCTCGAAGCGGTGGGCCAGGAGCTGACCCAGGTCCGCATCACGGATCTGCGGGAGGGTGTCTTCTACGCGGAGCTGGTCTTCGCGAGCGGTGTCGAGGTGAGCGCCCGCCCGTCCGACGCCATAGCGCTCGCCCTGCGCACCGGTACCCCGATCTACGGCAGTGACGGGGTGCTGGACGACGCCGGTATCGCCATCCCGGACGAGCAGGAGGACGAGGTGGAGAAGTTCCGCGAGTTCCTCGACCAGATCTCGCCGGAGGACTTCGGTACCAGCAGCCAGTGA
- a CDS encoding MerR family transcriptional regulator: MRQTPSGGAGSGAAPDSRLLSIGRVLGLLRDEFPEITISKIRFLEAEGLVEPRRTPSGYRKFSPDDVERLARVLRMQRDHYLPLKVIREQLDALERGERPDVPAPGRARDLLDGVLDPGDADPAPARTDRAGLLAGAGVEERDLAEWESYGLISPLEDGSYGPDAVTIAGLLGEIGRFGLEPRHLRVMKAAADREAGLVEQVVSPLRRHRNPQTRAHAESTARELATLSLRLHAALVQSSLGVRLR, translated from the coding sequence ATGCGCCAGACACCGTCGGGCGGCGCCGGCTCCGGCGCCGCCCCCGACAGCCGTTTGCTCAGCATCGGCCGGGTGCTGGGCCTCCTCCGGGACGAGTTTCCGGAGATCACCATCTCCAAGATCCGGTTCCTGGAGGCGGAGGGCCTGGTCGAGCCGCGGCGCACGCCGTCGGGCTACCGCAAGTTCAGCCCGGACGACGTCGAACGGCTCGCGCGGGTCCTGCGGATGCAGCGCGACCACTACCTGCCGCTCAAGGTGATCCGCGAGCAGCTGGACGCCCTGGAGCGGGGCGAGCGGCCGGACGTCCCCGCGCCCGGCCGGGCCCGGGACCTGCTGGACGGTGTGCTGGACCCCGGGGACGCGGACCCGGCTCCCGCCCGGACCGATCGCGCCGGGCTGCTGGCCGGGGCCGGGGTGGAGGAGCGGGACCTGGCCGAGTGGGAGTCGTACGGCCTGATCTCGCCGCTGGAGGACGGGAGCTACGGCCCCGACGCCGTCACGATCGCCGGGCTGCTCGGGGAGATCGGCCGCTTCGGTCTGGAGCCCCGGCATCTGCGGGTCATGAAGGCGGCCGCGGACCGTGAGGCCGGCCTGGTGGAACAGGTCGTCTCGCCGCTGAGGCGGCACCGCAACCCCCAGACGCGCGCCCACGCCGAATCCACCGCGCGCGAGCTGGCGACCCTCTCGCTGCGGCTCCACGCGGCCCTGGTGCAGTCGTCGCTCGGGGTGCGTCTGCGCTGA
- a CDS encoding DNA polymerase IV, with protein sequence MRPVPTILHLDMDAFFASAEQASKPSLRGKPVVVGGLGPRGVVATASYEARVFGVHSAMSTAQARRLCPNAAYLTPRFSLYRQVSEAVMELLRELSPLVEPLSLDEAFVDLAAGPAPPATASAAREAGERLRTAIRARTSLTGSVGLAGSKMLAKMASEQAKPDGLVVIEPGTERELLAPMPVRVLPGVGPATAEQLRRAGIGTVEEMAGAGEAELVRLLGKAHGGSLYALATGRDDRPVVAERDSKSVSVEDTFDVDLHDRTRVYGEVMRLAGRCVTRLRAAGRSGRTVVLKVRRYDFSTLTRSETLRGPTDDPGVVREAAVRLLDGVDTTGGVRLLGVGVTGLADFTQEDLFAQAALEGTAPAAPAVRARTGPGGDEDAEAGTRPDRPGEAAGEGVAAAQAALAGDAGDVTGAREGSRRWHPGHDVRHAEYGTGWVQGSGLGRVTVRFEQPWSEPGRVRTFRAEDPALEPAAPPPLVRRDGGPEPGRSGGREPGPPGGQAPDPAVRPEPSRPGASSSPSGSSASSP encoded by the coding sequence GTGAGACCGGTTCCGACGATCCTGCATCTGGACATGGACGCCTTCTTCGCCTCGGCGGAGCAGGCGTCCAAGCCCAGTCTGCGCGGAAAGCCGGTCGTCGTCGGCGGTCTCGGGCCGCGCGGCGTCGTCGCCACCGCCTCCTACGAGGCGCGGGTCTTCGGTGTCCACTCGGCCATGTCGACGGCCCAGGCCCGTCGGCTCTGCCCCAACGCCGCCTATCTGACGCCCCGCTTCTCGCTGTACCGCCAGGTGAGCGAGGCGGTCATGGAGCTGCTGCGGGAGCTGTCGCCGCTGGTCGAGCCGCTCAGCCTGGACGAGGCCTTCGTGGACCTGGCGGCGGGACCGGCGCCCCCGGCGACCGCCTCCGCGGCCCGGGAGGCCGGCGAGCGGCTGCGGACCGCGATCCGCGCGCGGACCTCGCTCACCGGCTCGGTCGGCCTGGCCGGGTCCAAGATGCTCGCCAAGATGGCGTCCGAGCAGGCGAAGCCGGACGGCCTCGTGGTGATCGAGCCGGGTACGGAACGCGAACTGCTGGCGCCGATGCCGGTCCGGGTGCTGCCCGGTGTCGGGCCCGCCACCGCCGAGCAGCTCCGCCGGGCGGGCATCGGCACCGTCGAGGAGATGGCCGGGGCGGGGGAGGCCGAGCTGGTGCGGCTGCTGGGCAAGGCGCACGGCGGCTCGCTGTACGCCCTCGCCACCGGCCGGGACGACCGCCCGGTGGTGGCCGAGCGGGACAGCAAGTCCGTCTCCGTGGAGGACACCTTCGACGTGGACCTGCACGACCGGACCCGGGTGTACGGGGAGGTGATGCGGCTGGCCGGCCGGTGTGTCACCCGGCTGCGGGCCGCCGGCCGGTCCGGGCGCACGGTCGTCCTCAAGGTCCGGCGCTACGACTTCTCCACGCTGACCCGCTCGGAGACCCTGCGCGGTCCCACCGACGATCCGGGGGTGGTGCGCGAGGCGGCGGTGCGGCTGCTCGACGGGGTGGACACCACCGGCGGGGTGCGGCTGCTCGGCGTCGGCGTCACGGGGCTGGCGGACTTCACCCAGGAGGATCTCTTCGCGCAGGCCGCGCTGGAGGGCACCGCCCCGGCGGCCCCGGCCGTCCGCGCACGGACAGGACCGGGCGGGGACGAGGACGCGGAGGCGGGCACGCGGCCCGACCGGCCGGGGGAGGCCGCGGGGGAGGGCGTCGCCGCGGCGCAAGCGGCATTGGCCGGGGACGCGGGGGACGTCACAGGTGCCCGGGAGGGCTCCCGCCGGTGGCACCCCGGGCACGACGTGCGGCACGCGGAGTACGGGACCGGCTGGGTGCAGGGCAGCGGTCTGGGCCGGGTGACCGTCCGGTTCGAGCAGCCCTGGTCGGAGCCGGGCCGGGTACGGACCTTCCGCGCGGAGGATCCGGCCCTGGAACCGGCCGCGCCGCCGCCGTTGGTACGGCGGGACGGCGGCCCGGAGCCCGGCCGGAGCGGGGGCCGGGAACCCGGCCCGCCGGGCGGTCAGGCGCCGGATCCGGCGGTCCGTCCGGAGCCGTCCCGGCCGGGGGCCTCCTCGTCGCCGTCCGGGAGCTCCGCCTCCAGCCCGTAG
- a CDS encoding DUF5999 family protein: MCQHSSPCPTADSADREAAHLVAHHPEQGWSLLCNGVLLFEDTGELLPDGQIIAPHRPLGIEHVMTAA; this comes from the coding sequence ATGTGCCAGCACTCCTCACCGTGCCCGACAGCCGACTCCGCCGACCGGGAAGCCGCCCACCTGGTGGCGCACCACCCCGAACAGGGCTGGAGTCTGCTGTGCAACGGCGTCCTGCTCTTCGAGGACACCGGTGAACTGCTGCCCGACGGGCAGATCATCGCTCCGCACCGGCCACTGGGCATCGAGCATGTGATGACCGCTGCCTGA
- a CDS encoding PRC-barrel domain-containing protein, protein MHTGIDPRSLIGRKAFDSDGTKIGTVDEVYLDDATGLPEWAAVRTGLFGRDAFVPLEPSEFVDGTLYVPYRRSLIRNAPDFGVGRHLSPEQELQLYHHYGLEAELPDGDEEAPGRDGSGRTAGSGA, encoded by the coding sequence GTGCACACGGGGATCGACCCGCGGAGCCTCATCGGCCGCAAGGCCTTCGACAGCGACGGCACGAAGATCGGCACCGTGGACGAGGTGTACCTCGACGACGCCACCGGACTGCCCGAGTGGGCGGCCGTGCGCACCGGCCTGTTCGGCCGGGACGCCTTCGTCCCGCTGGAGCCGAGCGAGTTCGTCGACGGCACCCTGTACGTGCCCTACCGCCGGTCGCTGATCCGGAACGCGCCCGACTTCGGGGTGGGCCGCCACCTCTCGCCGGAGCAGGAGCTCCAGCTCTACCACCACTACGGGCTGGAGGCGGAGCTCCCGGACGGCGACGAGGAGGCCCCCGGCCGGGACGGCTCCGGACGGACCGCCGGATCCGGCGCCTGA
- a CDS encoding DUF881 domain-containing protein — MSQQSPDRSTPARRSRPDASMSLLTNVTEHSLDEGYAEAAARRAADGSAGLPKTLRSKLGLAAGLVLAAIVVTVGAAQARVEAPVRAKEREELISRIEEGTERSDTLERNVERLRREVGAAQREALEKHGGSREELTALLAGATPVHGPGLRLVVDDAESAAAGGDGPRESSSFADSGRVRDRDMQHVVNGLWGAGAEAVAINGQRLTAVSAIRRAGEAILVDNRPLAPPYTVLAVGNGQRLRKAFQNGAGGQYLKVLQENYGVRASISAHERVDLPAAPSLIIRTAKPLGAGGKNAADTGKGIS; from the coding sequence ATGTCGCAGCAGTCCCCCGATCGGAGCACTCCCGCGCGCCGGTCGCGCCCCGACGCGTCCATGTCGCTGCTGACGAACGTGACGGAGCACAGCCTGGACGAGGGTTACGCGGAGGCCGCCGCCCGTCGTGCGGCCGATGGCTCGGCCGGCCTGCCGAAGACCCTGCGGTCGAAGCTGGGGCTCGCGGCGGGCCTGGTGCTCGCGGCGATCGTCGTGACCGTCGGCGCCGCGCAGGCCAGGGTGGAGGCACCGGTCCGTGCCAAGGAGCGCGAGGAACTGATCAGCCGGATCGAGGAGGGGACCGAGCGGTCCGACACGCTGGAGCGGAACGTCGAGCGGCTGCGCCGGGAGGTCGGAGCCGCCCAGCGTGAGGCGCTGGAGAAGCACGGAGGAAGCCGGGAGGAGCTGACCGCGCTGCTGGCGGGGGCGACCCCGGTGCACGGCCCGGGCCTGCGACTGGTGGTGGACGACGCCGAGAGCGCGGCGGCGGGCGGCGACGGACCGCGGGAGAGCAGCAGCTTCGCCGACAGCGGGCGGGTCCGTGACCGCGACATGCAGCATGTCGTCAACGGGCTGTGGGGCGCGGGGGCCGAGGCGGTCGCGATCAACGGCCAGCGGCTCACCGCCGTCTCGGCGATCAGGAGGGCCGGCGAGGCCATCCTCGTCGACAACAGGCCGCTGGCGCCGCCGTACACGGTGCTCGCGGTGGGGAACGGGCAGCGGCTGCGCAAGGCTTTCCAGAACGGTGCCGGTGGTCAGTACCTGAAGGTGCTGCAGGAGAACTACGGCGTCCGTGCGAGCATCTCGGCGCACGAACGGGTCGACCTGCCGGCCGCGCCGAGTCTGATCATCCGAACCGCGAAACCGCTGGGCGCCGGCGGCAAGAACGCCGCCGACACAGGGAAGGGCATATCGTGA
- the gcvP gene encoding aminomethyl-transferring glycine dehydrogenase, protein MTAPRMPLSRLERGTPFAQRHIGPGREALDKMLAHVGYGSLDELTAAAVPDVIKSTGAVALPEARGEAEVLDELRALAGRNQVLTSMIGLGYHGTFTPPVILRNVMENPAWYTAYTPYQPEISQGRLEALLNFQTVVADLTGLPTAGASLLDEATAAAEAMALSRRVGKVKDGVFLIDADCLPQTIAVIETRAEPAGTEIVVADLSGGIPDEIAERGVFGVLLQYPGASGRITDPRAVVERAHELGAVVTVAADLLALTLLSSPGDLGADIAVGSTQRFGVPMGFGGPHAGYMAVRESYARNLPGRLVGVSVDADGAPAYRLALQTREQHIRREKATSNICTAQVLLAVMAGMYAVYHGPDGLADIARRTHRYAALLAGGLRAGGVEVVHGAFFDTVTARVPGRASEVVAAARDAGINLRLTDADHVGIACDETTGRDELAAVWAAFGVPAGAASVDELDATVPDALPEGLLRTDEYLGHPVFHEHRSETAMLRYLRRLADKDYALDRGMIPLGSCTMKLNATTEMEPVTWPGFGALHPFAPAEQAEGYLTLIRELEEQLAAVTGYDKVSLQPNAGSQGELAGLLAVRAYHRARGQEERTVCLIPSSAHGTNAASAVMAGMRVVVVRTAENGEVDTDDLRAKIEKHGDELAVLMVTYPSTHGVFEEHIGEICAAVHDAGGQVYVDGANLNALVGLAEPGRFGGDVSHLNLHKTFCIPHGGGGPGVGPVAVRSHLAPYLPNHPLQPAAGPETGVGPVSAAPWGSAGILPISWAYVRLMGAEGLRRATQVAVLSANYVAKRLEPHFPVLYTGPGGLVAHECIIDLRPLTKATGVSVDDVAKRLIDYGFHAPTMSFPVAGTLMIEPTESEDLAELDRFCDAMIRIRAEIEQVASGGWTAEDNPLRNAPHTAAVLAGEWEHPYSRETAVFPPGVGAAEKYWPPVRRVNSAYGDRNLVCSCPPLEEYDS, encoded by the coding sequence ATGACCGCACCCCGCATGCCCCTCTCCCGGCTGGAGCGTGGCACCCCGTTCGCCCAGCGCCATATCGGCCCCGGCCGCGAGGCCCTGGACAAGATGCTCGCCCACGTGGGCTACGGCTCGCTCGACGAACTCACCGCGGCCGCCGTCCCGGACGTCATCAAGAGCACCGGGGCGGTGGCGCTGCCCGAGGCGCGCGGAGAGGCCGAGGTCCTGGACGAACTGCGGGCCCTGGCCGGGCGGAACCAGGTCCTCACCTCCATGATCGGCCTCGGCTACCACGGCACCTTCACCCCGCCGGTGATCCTGCGCAATGTCATGGAGAACCCGGCCTGGTACACCGCCTACACCCCCTACCAGCCGGAGATCTCGCAGGGCCGGCTGGAGGCGCTGCTCAACTTCCAGACGGTCGTCGCCGACCTCACCGGCCTGCCCACCGCCGGGGCCTCGCTGCTGGACGAGGCCACCGCGGCCGCGGAGGCGATGGCGCTCTCCCGCCGCGTGGGCAAGGTGAAGGACGGGGTCTTCCTGATCGACGCCGACTGCCTCCCGCAGACCATCGCCGTCATCGAGACCCGTGCCGAGCCGGCCGGGACCGAGATCGTCGTCGCCGACCTGTCCGGCGGCATCCCGGACGAGATCGCCGAGCGCGGCGTCTTCGGCGTGCTGCTGCAGTACCCGGGTGCCTCCGGGCGGATCACGGACCCGCGGGCCGTCGTCGAACGGGCGCACGAGCTGGGCGCCGTCGTCACCGTCGCCGCCGATCTGCTCGCCCTCACGCTGCTGAGCTCGCCCGGTGACCTGGGCGCCGACATCGCCGTCGGATCCACCCAGCGCTTCGGCGTCCCGATGGGCTTCGGCGGGCCGCACGCCGGCTACATGGCGGTGCGGGAGTCCTACGCCCGCAACCTGCCGGGCCGCCTGGTCGGCGTCTCCGTCGACGCGGACGGCGCACCCGCCTACCGGCTGGCCCTGCAGACCCGTGAGCAGCACATCCGCCGGGAGAAGGCGACCAGCAACATCTGCACCGCGCAGGTGCTGCTCGCGGTGATGGCCGGGATGTACGCCGTCTACCACGGGCCGGACGGGCTCGCGGACATCGCGCGCCGCACCCACCGCTACGCGGCCCTGCTCGCCGGGGGCCTGCGGGCCGGGGGGGTGGAGGTCGTCCACGGCGCGTTCTTCGACACGGTGACGGCGCGGGTGCCCGGCCGGGCCTCCGAGGTCGTCGCCGCGGCCCGCGACGCCGGGATCAACCTGCGGCTCACCGACGCCGACCACGTGGGCATCGCCTGCGACGAGACCACCGGCAGGGACGAGCTGGCCGCGGTCTGGGCCGCGTTCGGCGTCCCGGCCGGCGCCGCCTCCGTCGACGAACTGGACGCCACGGTGCCCGACGCGCTCCCCGAAGGGCTGCTGCGCACCGACGAGTACCTCGGCCACCCCGTCTTCCACGAGCACCGCTCGGAGACGGCGATGCTGCGCTATCTGCGCCGGCTCGCGGACAAGGACTACGCGCTGGACCGGGGCATGATCCCGCTCGGCTCCTGCACCATGAAGCTGAACGCGACGACCGAGATGGAGCCGGTCACCTGGCCCGGCTTCGGCGCCCTGCACCCCTTCGCCCCGGCCGAGCAGGCGGAGGGCTACCTCACCCTCATCCGGGAGCTGGAGGAGCAGCTGGCGGCCGTCACGGGCTACGACAAGGTCTCGCTGCAGCCCAACGCGGGCTCCCAGGGCGAGCTGGCCGGACTGCTCGCCGTCCGCGCCTACCACCGCGCGCGGGGCCAGGAGGAGCGCACCGTCTGCCTCATCCCGTCCTCGGCGCACGGCACCAACGCCGCCAGTGCCGTGATGGCCGGCATGCGGGTCGTCGTGGTGAGGACGGCGGAGAACGGCGAGGTCGACACCGACGACCTGCGCGCCAAGATCGAGAAGCACGGTGACGAGCTGGCCGTGCTGATGGTCACCTACCCCTCCACGCACGGGGTGTTCGAGGAGCACATCGGAGAGATCTGCGCGGCCGTGCACGACGCGGGAGGCCAGGTCTACGTGGACGGCGCCAACCTCAACGCCCTGGTCGGCCTCGCCGAGCCCGGCCGGTTCGGCGGCGACGTCTCGCACCTCAATCTGCACAAGACCTTCTGCATCCCGCACGGCGGCGGCGGGCCCGGGGTCGGCCCGGTCGCCGTGCGCTCCCACCTCGCGCCGTATCTGCCCAACCACCCGCTCCAGCCGGCGGCCGGGCCGGAGACGGGCGTCGGCCCGGTGTCGGCGGCGCCCTGGGGATCCGCGGGCATCCTGCCCATCTCCTGGGCGTACGTGCGGCTGATGGGTGCCGAGGGACTGCGGCGGGCCACGCAGGTGGCCGTGCTGAGCGCCAACTACGTCGCCAAGCGGCTGGAGCCGCACTTCCCGGTGCTCTACACCGGTCCCGGCGGGCTGGTGGCCCACGAGTGCATCATCGATCTGCGGCCGCTGACCAAGGCGACCGGGGTGAGCGTCGACGACGTCGCCAAGCGGCTGATCGACTACGGCTTCCACGCCCCCACGATGTCGTTCCCGGTGGCCGGCACGCTGATGATCGAGCCCACCGAGAGCGAGGACCTGGCCGAACTCGACCGGTTCTGCGACGCGATGATCCGTATCCGTGCGGAGATCGAACAGGTCGCCTCGGGGGGGTGGACGGCGGAGGACAACCCGCTGCGCAACGCGCCGCACACGGCGGCCGTGCTGGCGGGGGAGTGGGAGCACCCCTACAGCCGGGAGACGGCCGTGTTCCCGCCGGGGGTCGGGGCGGCGGAGAAGTACTGGCCGCCGGTCCGGCGCGTCAACAGCGCCTACGGCGACCGCAATCTGGTCTGCTCCTGCCCGCCGCTGGAGGAGTACGACTCCTGA
- a CDS encoding MerR family transcriptional regulator, producing MSSTGDGTAAGSPIPLHAGGSAPIQKTAATGPVTPPGRPSENVGYRGPTACAAAGITYRQLDYWARTGLVEPSVRSAHGSGGQRLYSIEDVVVLKIVKRFLDTGVSLQNIRAAVRHLRTRERADLARMTLMSDGATVHECSSPDEVVGLLQGGQGMFGIAVGVVWRDVESALQQLHGERVDTGETLIGHHPGDELARRRNRAG from the coding sequence GTGAGCAGCACCGGCGACGGTACAGCGGCGGGCAGTCCCATTCCGCTCCACGCGGGTGGCTCCGCCCCCATTCAGAAGACCGCCGCGACGGGTCCCGTGACACCCCCCGGCCGGCCTTCCGAGAACGTCGGCTACCGCGGCCCCACGGCCTGCGCGGCCGCGGGCATCACCTACCGGCAGCTCGACTACTGGGCCCGCACGGGGCTGGTGGAGCCGAGTGTGCGCTCCGCCCACGGCTCGGGCGGTCAGCGGCTCTACAGCATCGAGGACGTCGTCGTCCTCAAGATCGTCAAGCGGTTCCTGGACACCGGTGTCTCCCTCCAGAACATCCGGGCGGCGGTGCGCCATCTGCGCACCCGTGAGCGGGCCGACCTGGCCCGGATGACGCTGATGAGCGACGGTGCGACGGTCCACGAGTGCTCCTCCCCGGACGAGGTCGTCGGCCTCCTGCAGGGCGGCCAGGGCATGTTCGGCATCGCCGTCGGTGTGGTCTGGCGCGATGTGGAGAGCGCGCTGCAGCAGCTGCACGGGGAGCGGGTGGACACGGGGGAGACCCTGATCGGGCACCATCCCGGTGACGAACTGGCCCGCCGCCGGAACCGCGCCGGCTGA
- a CDS encoding small basic family protein, which produces MIAVLGLVVGVVVGLLVRPEVPAVVEPYLPIAVVAALDAVFGGLRAMLDGIFDDKVFVVSFLSNVVVAALIVFLGDKLGVGAQLSTGVVVVLGIRIFSNAAAIRRHVFRA; this is translated from the coding sequence GTGATCGCCGTACTGGGCCTCGTCGTGGGCGTCGTGGTCGGACTGCTGGTCCGGCCGGAGGTTCCGGCGGTGGTGGAGCCGTATCTGCCCATCGCCGTGGTGGCCGCGCTGGACGCGGTGTTCGGCGGTCTGCGGGCGATGCTGGACGGCATCTTCGACGACAAGGTCTTCGTGGTGTCGTTCCTTTCGAACGTGGTGGTGGCCGCTTTGATCGTCTTCCTCGGTGACAAGCTGGGTGTCGGGGCGCAGTTGTCCACCGGTGTCGTGGTGGTGCTCGGCATCCGGATCTTCTCCAACGCCGCCGCCATCCGCCGGCACGTCTTCCGGGCGTGA
- a CDS encoding FHA domain-containing protein: MPHGRVCFGQGESPVKLFGKLFGKSAREESGGARHRAGGAEEGGARQAERPLFRDEVAGAEGGSGASSVDPAASGRIGSSTSSAGGEFGSGPYASQAPGGPSQQEAQSMSALPVCTRCGHRNAEASRFCSNCGAPLRGAPSERPSETTSTISISGLEAYEAEATGQTAPPLSPEAQAAVDALPPGSALLVVRRGPNSGSRFLLDGELTTAGRHPQSDIFLDDVTVSRRHVEFRRGPDGGFTVADVGSLNGTYVNRERIDSVPLTNGDEVQIGKYRLVFYASQRSI; this comes from the coding sequence CTGCCCCACGGGCGGGTCTGTTTCGGTCAAGGGGAATCGCCCGTGAAGTTGTTCGGGAAGTTGTTCGGTAAGAGCGCTCGGGAAGAGTCGGGCGGTGCCCGTCACCGGGCCGGTGGCGCGGAGGAGGGCGGCGCGCGGCAGGCGGAGCGGCCGCTGTTCCGTGACGAGGTGGCGGGGGCCGAGGGGGGCAGCGGCGCGTCCTCTGTTGACCCTGCCGCGTCCGGACGCATAGGTTCATCAACCTCAAGTGCGGGTGGAGAGTTCGGCTCCGGCCCGTACGCGTCCCAGGCCCCCGGTGGGCCGTCGCAGCAGGAGGCACAGTCCATGTCGGCCTTGCCGGTTTGTACGAGGTGCGGGCACCGGAACGCGGAGGCCAGCCGCTTCTGCTCCAACTGCGGTGCTCCGCTGCGCGGCGCGCCGTCGGAGCGGCCCTCCGAGACCACCTCGACGATCTCGATCTCGGGCCTGGAGGCCTACGAGGCGGAGGCCACCGGCCAGACCGCGCCGCCGCTCTCGCCGGAGGCCCAGGCCGCCGTCGACGCCCTGCCGCCGGGTTCGGCGCTGCTGGTCGTCCGGCGCGGCCCGAACTCCGGAAGCCGCTTCCTGCTGGACGGCGAGCTGACCACGGCCGGCCGCCACCCGCAGAGTGACATCTTCCTGGACGACGTGACCGTCTCCCGGCGCCACGTGGAGTTCCGCCGCGGTCCGGACGGCGGCTTCACCGTGGCCGATGTCGGCAGCCTCAACGGCACCTACGTCAACCGCGAGCGCATCGACTCGGTTCCGCTGACCAACGGTGACGAGGTGCAGATCGGCAAGTACCGGCTGGTCTTCTACGCGAGCCAGCGGAGCATCTGA